In Carassius gibelio isolate Cgi1373 ecotype wild population from Czech Republic chromosome B19, carGib1.2-hapl.c, whole genome shotgun sequence, one DNA window encodes the following:
- the polr3gla gene encoding RNA polymerase III subunit GL a: MAGSRGRGRTQFSFSVDALGFGRGDSLPSTAHTPSPLFPPMQFRPVPLHAGEEVDYMLALKQELRTSSKNLPFHIKAARTKTDVARYSDKYQNGEPKNNCIEWSPDWSRMPKELCIKVRKPRKTVIGAKPQLTRKPKVAAGKEEVLQKLETLEKREEEQHSEEEEDEEKKKQNEEEEEPDADEEYDEEEIEDETDYIMSYFDNGEDFGADSDDNMDEAVY; encoded by the exons ATGGCAGGCAGCAGAGGTCGAGGACGCACTCAGTTCTCCTTCAGTGTGGACGCGCTGGGGTTTGGGAGAGGGGACTCCTTACCCTCTACTGCACACACACCCTCTCCACTCTTCCCT CCTATGCAGTTTAGGCCAGTGCCCCTGCACGCAGGAGAAGAGGTGGACTACATGCTCGCTCTGAAGCAGGAGCTGAGAACCTCCAGCAAGAACCTGCCGTTCCACATAAAGGCAGCCAGGACAAAGACAG atgTGGCGCGTTACTCTGATAAATATCAAAACGGAGAGCCGAAGAACAACTGCATTGAATGGAGCCCAG ACTGGAGCCGAATGCCAAAAGAGCTTTGCATTAAAGTACGGAAGCCACGGAAAACAG TCATAGGTGCCAAGCCACAACTCACACGAAAACCAAAAGTAGCTGCTGGTAAAGAAGAGGTTCTCCAAAAACTAGAG ACGCTTGAGAAAAGAGAAGAAGAGCAGCattctgaggaagaggaggatgaagagaagaagaaacagaatgaggaggaggaggagccggATGCGGATGAAGAGTACGACGAAGAGGAGATTGAAGAT GAGACGGACTACATCATGTCTTACTTTGACAACGGAGAGGATTTCGGAGCAGACAGTGATGACAATATGGATGAGGCTGTCTACTAA